The DNA region TGGTCGGCGAGTTGCTCCGGGCGGGCATCGACCGCGACCACGTCAACCGGATCGGCTACCAGGCGGTCCACGAGGCGGTGTGGCTCGGCGCTGACACCGCCGACTACGAGACGACGCTGCGGGTGCTCGCCGCTGGCGGGGTCCGACTGGACGACCAGTCCGGCGGCGAGGGGCTCACGCCGTTGCGGATGGCGCAGGAGCGGGGACACGAACGCCTGGAGAGGGTGCTGACCCGGATGAACACCCTCCCGGCCGACGCGGACGCGGCGCTGCTGCGGGCCGCCCGCGACGGCGACGCCGACGGGGTGGCGGCGGCAGTGCGCGCGGGAGCGGGCATCGAGACCCGCGACGAGCGCCGCCGGACCGCCCTGCTCCTCGCCGCGACCCACGACCACGTCGACGTCGCGCGGGTCCTGGTGGCCATGGGCGCCGACCCGGACGCCCCGGACGACCAGCACGACACGCCCTGGCTCGTGACCGGGGTGACGGGCAGCGTTGCGATGCTGGAAGCGCTGCTGCCCGCCCATCCCGACCTCACCGTCGAGAACCGCTTCGGCGGGCTCTCGGTGATCCCGGCGAGCGAACGCGGCCACGTCGACTACGTGCGCCGGGTGGTCGGCACGGGCATCGACGTCAACCACGTCAACCGACTCGGCTGGACGGCGCTGCTGGAAGCGGTGGTCCTCGGCGACGGCGGCCCCGCCCACCAGGAGATCGTCCGGATCCTGCTGGCCGCGGGCGCCGACCGGTCCATCCCCGACGGCGACGGCGTGACCGCGCTGCGGCACGCCCAGACGAAGGGCTACGTCGAGATCGCGCGGATCCTCGCGAGCTGAGTCGGGAGAGCCATCGGCGCGTACCGTCCTCTGTAGACAGATAGGCGGTGGACGCGGTCAGGGGTTACGACTTGCCGAGGTTCTTGCCGCCCAGCTCCCAGGCTCGCCGACAGTGCCTGCCGTGGCCGAAGGCCAGTACACTTAGGACTCGCGCGCGTCTTCGAGGCGGTCGTAGAGTGCGATCACGTCATCGAGGCCGACGATGTCGATGATCCTGCGGATGGCGGGGGTGACCACCACCCGCAGGGGGCGGTGGGCGCGTCGGTTCGCCTCGATCAGCGCGCCGATCCCGACCGAGCCGAAGAAGCCGACTCCAGTGAGATCGACGATCAGCTTCGTCGGCTTCTTGTCCAGCGCGTCATCGATGCCGGTGACCAGGATGGCGGCGGTGGCCAGGTCCACCTCACCCGCGGCGTGGAGCACCGTCACGCCATTCGGCAGGTCACTGCCGGTGACCGTCAAACCCGCGCCATCATGCCGCGACGCGTCCGGTTCGGACACCACGCTCATCGTCTCCCTCGCCCACCAGAAGTGCGTCGCCGCCTTCCGCGCGATCCGTGGGTCCGCGCGCCCAAAGTCCCGTAACGTGGCATACCGGAATTAAGGTACATGAAGGTGAGGTGGTGTCGCGGCTGCGCACCGCCCTGCGCCGCTCGGGCCGCCCAGGAGCACCTCGCCGCCATCGAACGCGCCGCCACCGGTCGGTACCGGAACCCAGTCTCGACATAGCGGGCGGATTCCGCACGCTCGAAGAATCGTGGTGCCACACTGGCGGCGCACAGCGGCGGGTCGGGAAGGGGTCGGGGGCAGTGTGGTTCGGGGTCCTCGGCGCTCTGCGGGTGGTGGGCGACGGCGCCGCCGTCATCATCGATCGGCCGCGCCACCGGGCTCTACTGGGGTTCCTGCTCCTGCACGCGAACCGGCCGGTCACCACCGGCGCGCTGATCGAGGCCATGTGGGGCGGACGGCCGCCGGGCACGGCCCGCACCCAGGTGCACGCGATGGTCTCGACCCTGCGGCGGTCGCTGGCCGACGCCGGTGACCGGGAGCGGATCAGCACGGTGGCGGGCGGGTACCTCTGTTCGGTCGCCGACGACGAGTTGGACCTGGCCCAGTTCGACGCCGCCGTCGCCGAGGCGAAGACCATCGGCGACGCCGCCCAAGCGGGCGCGGCCTGGCGGGCGGCGCTGGCCTTGTGGCGGGGGCCGGTGCTCGACGGGGTGGACGCGCCATACGTCGAGGCGGCCAGGGCGGCGCTGTGGGAGCGGCGGATAGCCGCCCACGAGAAAGCGATCGATCTCGACCTCGCCCTGCGCAGGCACGCCGACGTGGTGCCCGAGCTGACCGAACTGGTCGCGGCCAACCCGGTGACCGAGCGGCTGGTCGAGCAGCTGATGCTCGCGTTGTGGCGGTGCGGGCGCCAGGCCGACGCGCTGCGGGAGGCCCGCGAACTGCGGGCGCGGCTTGCCGAGCAGCTCGGGCTGGACCCTGGGCGCTCGTTCACCGATCTCGAACAGGCCATCCGCACCCAGGACCCAGCGCTGTCCCCCGCCGCCCCGGCCGCGCCGGTGCCCGCGCAGCTTCCCGCGCCCGCGCGCGGGTTCACCGGCAGGCGCGCGCAGATCGAGCACCTCGACACCCTTGTCGCCGATCAGGTGTGCGTGCTGACCGGAGCGGGCGGCGTGGGCAAGACGACGCTGGCGGTGCGGTGGGCGCTGCGGGAGCGCGAGCGCTTCGCCGACGGGCAGCTCTACGCCAACCTCAACGGCTACGCGCTGACGCCCCCGTCGCGCCCGATCGACGTGCTGGCCCGCTTCCTGCGCGCGCTCGGCGTCGCTCCCGACCAGGTTCCGATGGACGCCGAGGAGGCCGCCGCGCTCTACCGCAGCCTGCTCGCCGACCGCAGGATGCTGGTGGTGCTGGACAACGCGGCGAACGCCGAGCAGGTCCGGCCGCTGCTGCCGGGCAGCCCCGCCTGTCTCGCGCTGGTGACCAGCCGCGACCGGCTGGCCGGGCTGGTGGCCCGCGACGGCGCGCGCAGACTCGACCTGGACGTGCTGCCGCGCGACGAGGCCGCCGAACTCGTCGCGACAATCATCGGGGCCGACCGTGCGGCGGCGGAGGCCGCGGCGGTCGGCGAACTGGTCGAGCTGTGTGGCGGGCTGCCGCTGGCGCTGCGCATCGCCGCGGCCACGCTGGCCGACCAGCCCGACCTCGGCGTCGCGGACTACGCCGAGCACCTGCGGGCGGGCGACCGGCTCAGCGAGCTGGAGATCGACGGCGACGACACCTCATCGGTGTCGGCCACGTTCGCCTTGTCGTACCAGGGACTCCCGGAGGACCTGCGGAGCCTGTTCCGCCTGCTCGGCGCGCTGCCGGTGACCGATTTCTCCGCCGACCTCGCCGCCGCGCTCGCCGGCGTGGCGCCGACCGACGCGCGCAGGCTGCTGAACCGGCTGGCCGACGTTCACTTGATCGAGCGGTCCGCGCCGGGCCGGTACACCTTCCACGACCTGGTTCGGCTCTTCGCCCACCGCCGCGCCGAAACTGATCACAACGGGCAGGCGCTGGCGGCGGCCGGACACCGGGTCCGGGAGTGGTATCTGACCACCGCGCGGGCGGCGGCCCAGCGGCTCTACCCCGGCGCGCTGCGGCTGCCCGCTCCCCCTGGGCCGCCCTCCCCCGCCGGGTTGGACTGGCTCGAAGCCGAGCGGGCCAACCTGGTCGCGGTGATCCGCCACTGTGCCGAGCACGGCCCCACATCGGTGGCCTGGCTGCTCGCCGACACCCTGCGCGGCTATTTCTACCTGCGCCGCTACCCGGTCGACTGGTTCGAGGCGGCCGGGCACGCGCTGACCGCCGCCGCCAAGGCTGGCGATACCCAGGCGCAGGCGTCGGCTCGGCTCAGCCTCGGCCACGCCTGCCTCGGGGTCAACGACACCGACCGCGCGATCACGGAGTTCGACGCGGCACTGGAGCTGGCGCAGGCGTCCGGGTGGTCCGACGGCGTCGGGACCCTGCACAACAACCTCGGCCTGGTGTACCTGTGGCGCGGTGAACTCAGGGCGGCCCGCGAACACCTGGCCCACGCCGTCGCGCTCCTGCCGGGCGAGACCGCGCCCGCCCAGCGCGCCACGACGCTGAGCAACCTGGGGTACGCCGAACACGCGCTCGGCACCTCCGCCGACCCGCTCGACCTCCTGGCCGAGGCGCTGCGGCTGCACGGCCAGGTGGGCAACGCCGACGGCCAGGTCGACACCCTGGTGAAGA from Alloactinosynnema sp. L-07 includes:
- a CDS encoding BTAD domain-containing putative transcriptional regulator, producing the protein MWFGVLGALRVVGDGAAVIIDRPRHRALLGFLLLHANRPVTTGALIEAMWGGRPPGTARTQVHAMVSTLRRSLADAGDRERISTVAGGYLCSVADDELDLAQFDAAVAEAKTIGDAAQAGAAWRAALALWRGPVLDGVDAPYVEAARAALWERRIAAHEKAIDLDLALRRHADVVPELTELVAANPVTERLVEQLMLALWRCGRQADALREARELRARLAEQLGLDPGRSFTDLEQAIRTQDPALSPAAPAAPVPAQLPAPARGFTGRRAQIEHLDTLVADQVCVLTGAGGVGKTTLAVRWALRERERFADGQLYANLNGYALTPPSRPIDVLARFLRALGVAPDQVPMDAEEAAALYRSLLADRRMLVVLDNAANAEQVRPLLPGSPACLALVTSRDRLAGLVARDGARRLDLDVLPRDEAAELVATIIGADRAAAEAAAVGELVELCGGLPLALRIAAATLADQPDLGVADYAEHLRAGDRLSELEIDGDDTSSVSATFALSYQGLPEDLRSLFRLLGALPVTDFSADLAAALAGVAPTDARRLLNRLADVHLIERSAPGRYTFHDLVRLFAHRRAETDHNGQALAAAGHRVREWYLTTARAAAQRLYPGALRLPAPPGPPSPAGLDWLEAERANLVAVIRHCAEHGPTSVAWLLADTLRGYFYLRRYPVDWFEAAGHALTAAAKAGDTQAQASARLSLGHACLGVNDTDRAITEFDAALELAQASGWSDGVGTLHNNLGLVYLWRGELRAAREHLAHAVALLPGETAPAQRATTLSNLGYAEHALGTSADPLDLLAEALRLHGQVGNADGQVDTLVKTGLVHRDEGRVDQAASCAAAAAAIARDTGSAEFHVRALVLSGSVHLLLNHLDQAAADLETALSKAREADFTYGVADAQLYLARVDLGRGDPAGARDRVAEAKGIADKYRYRLLQGDSSTALAEVDLAVGDLEEAAHHAAHALRAHGETGSRAGLAAVHEVLARLPVELTSRTSSPCSSSSAPPSTE
- a CDS encoding STAS domain-containing protein, which produces MSVVSEPDASRHDGAGLTVTGSDLPNGVTVLHAAGEVDLATAAILVTGIDDALDKKPTKLIVDLTGVGFFGSVGIGALIEANRRAHRPLRVVVTPAIRRIIDIVGLDDVIALYDRLEDARES
- a CDS encoding ankyrin repeat domain-containing protein gives rise to the protein MRTRGLALVLALCLGMAGCGPSPAGQQELDERLRQAAWRDDVPEAERLIAQGADVNAQDETRQSAYLIATSEGYLELLRLTLRHGAKVDDKDSWNGTGLIRAAERGHALVVGELLRAGIDRDHVNRIGYQAVHEAVWLGADTADYETTLRVLAAGGVRLDDQSGGEGLTPLRMAQERGHERLERVLTRMNTLPADADAALLRAARDGDADGVAAAVRAGAGIETRDERRRTALLLAATHDHVDVARVLVAMGADPDAPDDQHDTPWLVTGVTGSVAMLEALLPAHPDLTVENRFGGLSVIPASERGHVDYVRRVVGTGIDVNHVNRLGWTALLEAVVLGDGGPAHQEIVRILLAAGADRSIPDGDGVTALRHAQTKGYVEIARILAS